One Gelria sp. Kuro-4 DNA segment encodes these proteins:
- a CDS encoding HD domain-containing protein, with amino-acid sequence MTGKRELSKEAETRLERLGHTQEFEKALPNLFTDPRAVVSQLKSIVEYQDEYDPATGKIKITGVVREGVYHHVVCILRLLAQLREQGPMKLPGMHQETLVKTAIFHDLGKVQPHLEVGEIVNPKDVFEPGKLHALRSASLAHRVYRLEENIVQLIRYHHHEEVEVPPDFPRSLLPMHRLFRLLDGLSAGITRRGSSVNLTVRETVVRVNEESIHPSYNRYLELNICTGRMEMKPLGQRFGRIR; translated from the coding sequence ATGACCGGGAAGCGGGAGCTAAGCAAAGAAGCCGAGACACGGCTTGAGCGGTTGGGCCACACCCAAGAGTTTGAAAAGGCCCTGCCCAACCTTTTTACCGATCCCAGAGCAGTAGTGTCGCAGCTCAAATCCATAGTGGAATATCAAGACGAGTACGACCCGGCTACCGGAAAGATAAAGATTACTGGAGTGGTAAGGGAAGGAGTTTACCACCACGTAGTATGTATACTGCGGCTGCTGGCCCAACTACGGGAGCAAGGTCCGATGAAACTTCCCGGTATGCATCAGGAGACACTGGTCAAAACCGCTATCTTTCATGACCTGGGCAAAGTCCAACCCCACCTGGAGGTAGGGGAAATCGTAAATCCTAAAGATGTTTTCGAGCCGGGGAAACTTCACGCTCTTAGGAGCGCTTCGCTGGCCCACAGGGTTTACCGCCTGGAGGAAAACATAGTCCAACTAATCAGGTATCACCATCATGAAGAAGTGGAAGTGCCGCCCGACTTTCCCCGTAGCCTTCTGCCCATGCACAGGCTTTTCCGGCTGCTGGACGGGCTCTCAGCGGGGATCACCCGGCGGGGTTCCAGCGTCAACTTGACGGTAAGGGAAACCGTGGTGCGGGTTAATGAAGAGAGCATCCACCCGTCCTACAACCGGTACCTGGAACTGAACATCTGCACGGGGAGGATGGAAATGAAGCCGCTAGGGCAACGCTTTGGCAGGATACGCTGA